In the genome of Mercenaria mercenaria strain notata unplaced genomic scaffold, MADL_Memer_1 contig_1908, whole genome shotgun sequence, the window CTTTTTAGGCAAAGGTCAGCTATATTTGCGTCTAGTTCTTTGTATGCATCAGCACTTCATAGGTCTATGTTAATGTTTTTAGGGCCAAACAGAGCTTTTAAGGACTTTTCAGGCCCTGCAGTTACACACACGTTTGGGGTTTGGAAAAGCGACTGCGTTTTTGGAGTACATTGTATCCACACAGACATACTACTGTTCTTTAGAACACGACCAAGACAACATGACTGGCCCCCGATAAGTATACTACAAGATGATTCATCCATATTATGTCAGCTGGTTCCAGTTGGGTGTAAAGGAAGCTGCAATCAGTGGATGGAATGGCGTTTCTGTTTTCTTGGAACAGAACTGACCTTAACCAAAAGTTTCAATGACACGCAGATTAAAATTTATGTACTACTAAAGTTCGTcgcaaaagacatattaaaatgTGTCAGCAATGAAATTTCATCTTACATTATGAAAAACATTACATACTGGGTGTCTGAACTGCTCGATAGCCGTGTTTTCCAAGAACAGAACCTAATGCTTTTGTTACTGATAGGTTTGAAGTTTCTGAAAGAAGCCATTGATAGTAACCGACTTCCCTACTACATGATCCCTGGACGCAACCTTATTTTTGAGAGACTAAACCTACACACTAGATGGAGGCTGTCCCACCTTCTTTCCTATCTCTTACAAGAAGGCCCCCAATTTCTCTTACGATGTAACAAACTCCGAATTGGCTTATTGGCAATGCATATGGTACCTATAACATTGAAACATTTTGGAAATAAGAGAGAATTACTGGAAAGTTTATTCCTGTTgtcttttaatgtttttattcttGAAAGGCATGGCTGTCGTGTTGGGAACGTTCGGAAACAACTGTGGCAGAAAATGTTTAACATTGTTCTCCCAGAGTGGAAGCAATTGCAAAGACGAATTGGTAACGATATTTTTTGGATACTTAACGTAAAATAGACTAAGGTGATCCAGTAGAGACTTGGAGCCttggaaaatgtttgaaaatcatTAATGCGCACAGGAAATAGT includes:
- the LOC128551984 gene encoding uncharacterized protein LOC128551984, producing MLFYTDATNTSPSYTKLKLIKGKRHGDRLINESLFRQRSAIFASSSLYASALHRSMLMFLGPNRAFKDFSGPAVTHTFGVWKSDCVFGVHCIHTDILLFFRTRPRQHDWPPISILQDDSSILCQLVPVGCKGSCNQWMEWRFCFLGTELTLTKSFNDTQIKIYVLLKFVAKDILKCVSNEISSYIMKNITYWVSELLDSRVFQEQNLMLLLLIGLKFLKEAIDSNRLPYYMIPGRNLIFERLNLHTRWRLSHLLSYLLQEGPQFLLRCNKLRIGLLAMHMVPITLKHFGNKRELLESLFLLSFNVFILERHGCRVGNVRKQLWQKMFNIVLPEWKQLQRRIGNDIFWILNVK